The following proteins come from a genomic window of Malus sylvestris chromosome 4, drMalSylv7.2, whole genome shotgun sequence:
- the LOC126618758 gene encoding putative serine/threonine-protein kinase isoform X2, whose protein sequence is MKFPLPCKDCFVSSPTKAIQRRMQDNLRIFSCKELKSATNGFHSSNKLGEGGFGSVYKGQLRDGNLVAVKVLSVELESMRGEREFITELAALSVIRHENLVRLQGCCVDGAARYLVYDYMKNNSLTHTLLGGEQNRMRFSWEARRGISIGVARGLAYLHEEVDPHILHRDIKSSNILLDEKLTPKVGDFGLSKLLRDNHTHISTRVAGTIGYLAPEYAISGRLTRKSDTYSFGVLLLEIVSGRAVVDFDLQLGEQYLVQKVWEAHKAGNLAQLVDPTLQMNFPTDEAIQFLKVGLLCVQERANQRPRMSKAVEMLSGDEVLKDSHISQPGHVSDFMDIKMRQENSSDQSTFSKASTASST, encoded by the exons ATGAAGTTCCCACTTCCTTGCAAAGATTGCTTCGTCTCCTCACCCACAAAGGCCATTCAAAGAAGGATGCAAG ACAACTTGAGAATTTTCTCCTGCAAGGAATTGAAGTCTGCCACCAATGGTTTCCATTCCTCCAACAAGCTTGGAGAAGGCGGCTTTGGCTCTGTTTATAAG GGTCAGCTTAGAGATGGGAACCTTGTGGCTGTGAAAGTGCTTTCCGTTGAACTCGAATCGATGAGAGGAGAGAGGGAATTCATCACCGAATTAGCTGCTCTGTCTGTAATCAGACATGAGAATCTTGTTAGGCTTCAAGGGTGTTGTGTTGATGGAGCTGCAAGATATTTGGTCTATGATTACATGAAAAACAATAGCCTCACACACACTTTACTTG GTGGAGAGCAAAACAGGATGAGATTTAGTTGGGAGGCAAGGCGGGGTATTTCAATAGGAGTAGCTCGAGGACTTGCCTATCTGCACGAGGAAGTTGATCCTCACATTCTGCATAGAGACATTAAATCCAGCAACATTCTTCTTGATGAGAAATTGACACCGAAAGTTGGTGATTTTGGTTTATCGAAGCTGTTGCGGGACAACCATACTCACATTAGTACTCGTGTAGCCGGGACAAT AGGCTATCTTGCTCCAGAATACGCTATTAGTGGGCGTTTGACGCGAAAATCAGATACCTATAGCTTCGGAGTGCTGTTGTTGGAAATTGTCAGCGGCCGAGCAGTTGTGGATTTTGACTTGCAACTTGGGGAGCAGTACCTGGTTCAGAAG GTATGGGAAGCGCACAAGGCTGGAAACCTTGCACAACTAGTTGATCCTACACTTCAGATGAACTTTCCTACGGATGAAGCCATTCAGTTCTTGAAGGTAGGACTTCTTTGCGTGCAAGAAAGGGCCAACCAACGGCCACGGATGTCAAAGGCGGTTGAGATGTTGTCCGGAGATGAAGTCCTCAAGGACTCTCATATTTCACAACCCGGGCATGTTTCGGATTTCATGGATATCAAAATGAGGCAAGAGAACTCAAGTGATCAGAGCACTTTCTCCAAGGCCTCCACAGCTAGCAGCACATAA
- the LOC126618758 gene encoding putative serine/threonine-protein kinase isoform X1 — protein sequence MKFPLPCKDCFVSSPTKAIQRRMQDGQIPDNLRIFSCKELKSATNGFHSSNKLGEGGFGSVYKGQLRDGNLVAVKVLSVELESMRGEREFITELAALSVIRHENLVRLQGCCVDGAARYLVYDYMKNNSLTHTLLGGEQNRMRFSWEARRGISIGVARGLAYLHEEVDPHILHRDIKSSNILLDEKLTPKVGDFGLSKLLRDNHTHISTRVAGTIGYLAPEYAISGRLTRKSDTYSFGVLLLEIVSGRAVVDFDLQLGEQYLVQKVWEAHKAGNLAQLVDPTLQMNFPTDEAIQFLKVGLLCVQERANQRPRMSKAVEMLSGDEVLKDSHISQPGHVSDFMDIKMRQENSSDQSTFSKASTASST from the exons ATGAAGTTCCCACTTCCTTGCAAAGATTGCTTCGTCTCCTCACCCACAAAGGCCATTCAAAGAAGGATGCAAG ATGGTCAAATTCCAGACAACTTGAGAATTTTCTCCTGCAAGGAATTGAAGTCTGCCACCAATGGTTTCCATTCCTCCAACAAGCTTGGAGAAGGCGGCTTTGGCTCTGTTTATAAG GGTCAGCTTAGAGATGGGAACCTTGTGGCTGTGAAAGTGCTTTCCGTTGAACTCGAATCGATGAGAGGAGAGAGGGAATTCATCACCGAATTAGCTGCTCTGTCTGTAATCAGACATGAGAATCTTGTTAGGCTTCAAGGGTGTTGTGTTGATGGAGCTGCAAGATATTTGGTCTATGATTACATGAAAAACAATAGCCTCACACACACTTTACTTG GTGGAGAGCAAAACAGGATGAGATTTAGTTGGGAGGCAAGGCGGGGTATTTCAATAGGAGTAGCTCGAGGACTTGCCTATCTGCACGAGGAAGTTGATCCTCACATTCTGCATAGAGACATTAAATCCAGCAACATTCTTCTTGATGAGAAATTGACACCGAAAGTTGGTGATTTTGGTTTATCGAAGCTGTTGCGGGACAACCATACTCACATTAGTACTCGTGTAGCCGGGACAAT AGGCTATCTTGCTCCAGAATACGCTATTAGTGGGCGTTTGACGCGAAAATCAGATACCTATAGCTTCGGAGTGCTGTTGTTGGAAATTGTCAGCGGCCGAGCAGTTGTGGATTTTGACTTGCAACTTGGGGAGCAGTACCTGGTTCAGAAG GTATGGGAAGCGCACAAGGCTGGAAACCTTGCACAACTAGTTGATCCTACACTTCAGATGAACTTTCCTACGGATGAAGCCATTCAGTTCTTGAAGGTAGGACTTCTTTGCGTGCAAGAAAGGGCCAACCAACGGCCACGGATGTCAAAGGCGGTTGAGATGTTGTCCGGAGATGAAGTCCTCAAGGACTCTCATATTTCACAACCCGGGCATGTTTCGGATTTCATGGATATCAAAATGAGGCAAGAGAACTCAAGTGATCAGAGCACTTTCTCCAAGGCCTCCACAGCTAGCAGCACATAA